One Natronomonas moolapensis 8.8.11 genomic region harbors:
- a CDS encoding HAD family hydrolase, which translates to MNYDAVVLDMDGVVIEPTDRAVIRESITDTFGEFGVDSPSPALVERLLDQEVPTETLRERHGIDPAEFWTQREHGASQAQIEAADRGAKAPYDDVSVLDELPTPLGLVSNNQRPTVEFLLEHHGLTYFETAYGREPTLTGAARKKPDPHYIERALADLDADTALYVGDSNVDVEAAHRAEVDSAFVRRPHRTDYALEREPTYELSTLAGLTGILGSS; encoded by the coding sequence ATGAACTACGACGCAGTCGTCCTCGATATGGACGGTGTCGTCATCGAGCCCACCGACAGAGCCGTGATTCGGGAGTCGATCACCGACACGTTCGGTGAGTTCGGCGTCGACTCACCGTCGCCGGCGCTTGTCGAGCGGTTGCTCGACCAGGAGGTGCCCACCGAAACGCTGAGAGAGCGACACGGGATCGATCCGGCCGAGTTCTGGACGCAACGGGAACACGGTGCCTCGCAGGCGCAGATCGAGGCGGCCGACCGCGGCGCGAAGGCGCCGTACGACGACGTCTCCGTTCTCGATGAACTCCCGACGCCACTCGGATTGGTGAGCAACAACCAGCGGCCGACGGTCGAGTTCCTCCTCGAGCACCACGGCCTCACGTACTTCGAGACGGCGTACGGCCGGGAACCGACGCTGACCGGAGCCGCTCGGAAAAAACCCGACCCCCACTACATCGAGCGGGCGCTGGCGGATCTCGACGCCGATACTGCACTGTACGTCGGCGATTCGAACGTCGACGTCGAAGCGGCACACCGTGCCGAGGTCGACTCGGCGTTTGTCCGGCGGCCACACCGGACGGACTACGCGCTCGAGCGTGAGCCGACGTACGAGCTGTCGACGCTGGCCGGGCTGACCGGGATACTCGGCTCTTCTTGA
- a CDS encoding alpha-D-ribose 1-methylphosphonate 5-triphosphate diphosphatase, whose translation MTTNQQLAQSYCLTNARIVTPETVLQGSVRIEGDRIAAVGPDVDPTRGDDIVDADGQYLLPGLIDLHGDDIEGQLQPRNGARMDTAMALGAADRSNVAAGITTKYHAIAFENDPEEGRTTELAAELTEAIEAADSWMADHRIHVRCEVTQEEAVTAAIRDIQRDAVDLVSVMSHIPGKGQFEDIAAFKKYYETSDRHTVAEAERFIEERTSISMVEIRDRIDRVVKAARDAGVVTASHDDEDPQEVERLSERGVDIAEYPITLETAKRANELGMTTVMGAPNLVRGESQWGNLTSIDAADAGVLDVLCVDYHPPSLLAAPFVDTGEPLPKRVARVTKNPADAVGLQDRGRIAEGARADLVVVDTEETPTVSRAFVAGRGVYKAEGS comes from the coding sequence ATGACGACGAACCAGCAACTCGCACAGTCGTACTGTCTGACGAACGCCCGAATCGTGACTCCGGAGACCGTCCTACAGGGGAGCGTTCGAATCGAGGGGGACCGCATCGCCGCGGTCGGGCCCGACGTCGACCCGACGCGGGGAGACGACATCGTCGACGCGGACGGACAGTACCTGTTGCCCGGTCTCATAGACCTCCACGGCGACGATATCGAGGGGCAACTCCAGCCCCGAAACGGGGCCCGCATGGACACCGCGATGGCGCTTGGGGCCGCGGACCGTTCGAACGTCGCCGCCGGCATCACGACAAAATACCACGCCATCGCGTTCGAGAACGACCCGGAGGAAGGGCGAACGACCGAGCTCGCAGCCGAGCTGACCGAGGCCATCGAGGCCGCCGACTCGTGGATGGCCGATCACCGTATCCACGTTCGGTGTGAGGTCACACAAGAGGAGGCCGTCACGGCGGCGATCCGTGACATTCAACGCGACGCTGTCGATCTCGTCTCGGTAATGTCTCACATCCCCGGCAAGGGGCAGTTCGAGGACATAGCGGCGTTCAAGAAGTATTACGAGACGTCGGATCGGCATACAGTCGCGGAGGCCGAGCGGTTTATCGAGGAGCGAACCAGCATCTCGATGGTGGAGATCCGCGACCGCATCGACCGGGTCGTCAAAGCTGCCCGCGACGCCGGCGTCGTCACGGCGTCGCACGACGACGAGGACCCACAGGAGGTCGAACGGCTCAGCGAACGCGGCGTCGACATCGCCGAGTACCCCATCACGCTCGAGACGGCGAAGCGCGCGAACGAACTCGGCATGACAACCGTCATGGGTGCTCCCAATCTCGTCCGCGGAGAGAGCCAGTGGGGGAATCTCACGTCCATCGATGCTGCCGACGCTGGCGTCCTCGATGTTCTCTGTGTCGATTATCATCCCCCGTCGCTGCTGGCCGCGCCGTTCGTCGACACCGGCGAACCGCTTCCAAAGCGGGTCGCACGCGTGACGAAGAACCCGGCCGACGCGGTGGGGCTACAGGACAGAGGGCGTATCGCCGAGGGCGCGCGTGCCGATCTCGTGGTGGTGGACACCGAAGAGACGCCGACGGTGTCGCGCGCGTTCGTCGCGGGCCGAGGCGTATACAAAGCGGAGGGCAGCTGA
- a CDS encoding sugar phosphate isomerase/epimerase family protein, giving the protein MRLGANMDVRFGATVEEFVEYLVELGLEHVELTTEYLQAHPDAPDPETVGEITSVHDVSVTYHAPFRDWNLGSFNDDSAQAGVMQVKQTLDAAATAGAGAVVVHGGSVPRRYPDWVRETGRRNAVESLRACAEHAAEVGVQLCLENQPFDSRDERHTVGPDALAETLDAVDVDPDALGITLDVGHASVNDTDWREYVERFGDRITVCHLHDNDGESDAHEPLPEYEPIVDAVDAPYNVFEMKTVADVAACLETQPDHIPQAQP; this is encoded by the coding sequence ATGCGCCTCGGGGCCAATATGGACGTGCGGTTCGGCGCGACCGTCGAGGAGTTCGTCGAGTATCTCGTCGAGCTCGGTCTCGAACACGTCGAACTCACCACCGAGTACCTGCAGGCACATCCGGACGCGCCCGACCCCGAAACGGTCGGCGAAATCACGTCGGTGCACGACGTAAGCGTCACCTATCACGCGCCGTTCCGGGACTGGAATCTCGGGAGTTTCAACGACGACTCGGCGCAGGCCGGCGTTATGCAGGTCAAGCAGACGCTCGATGCCGCCGCAACCGCCGGGGCCGGTGCCGTCGTCGTCCACGGCGGCTCCGTCCCGCGGCGCTACCCGGACTGGGTTCGCGAGACGGGCCGCCGGAACGCCGTCGAGTCGCTGCGTGCGTGTGCCGAACACGCCGCCGAGGTGGGCGTCCAGCTCTGTTTGGAGAACCAGCCGTTCGACAGTCGTGATGAACGACACACGGTCGGCCCGGACGCGCTCGCGGAAACGCTCGATGCCGTCGACGTCGACCCGGACGCGCTGGGAATTACACTCGACGTGGGCCACGCCTCGGTCAACGATACCGACTGGCGTGAGTACGTCGAGCGGTTCGGCGACCGGATCACCGTCTGTCATCTCCACGACAACGACGGGGAAAGCGACGCACACGAGCCGCTGCCCGAGTATGAACCCATCGTTGACGCTGTCGACGCACCGTACAACGTCTTCGAGATGAAGACCGTGGCCGACGTCGCGGCGTGTCTCGAAACCCAACCGGATCACATACCCCAAGCGCAGCCATGA
- a CDS encoding phosphonate C-P lyase system protein PhnL yields MILDIDAVSKTFEMHVLDGKTVPGLADVSFSVDEGEFVAIVGESGSGKSSLLKCIHRTYEPTNGTVRFRTEDGEIDLASCPDRDVLAVRGSELGYASQFLDEIPRVPAVDVVARPMWEQGTDREAARERARELLTALSLPADLFNAYPATFSGGERQRVNFARAIGPQPRLLLLDEPTSALDPETRASALELLDSYLPTSTTMIGVFHNYEVVRRIADRVVVLADAELQRVVDVADYNPEVLA; encoded by the coding sequence ATGATTCTGGATATCGACGCCGTCTCGAAGACGTTCGAAATGCACGTTCTCGACGGGAAGACCGTCCCGGGCCTGGCGGACGTAAGTTTCTCCGTGGACGAAGGCGAGTTCGTGGCCATCGTCGGCGAATCCGGCAGCGGCAAGTCGTCGCTACTGAAGTGCATCCACCGGACCTACGAACCGACGAACGGTACGGTCCGGTTCCGAACCGAGGACGGTGAGATCGACCTCGCGAGCTGTCCGGATCGCGACGTGTTGGCGGTTCGGGGCAGCGAGTTGGGCTACGCCTCGCAGTTTCTCGACGAGATTCCGAGGGTGCCCGCGGTCGACGTGGTAGCCCGGCCGATGTGGGAACAAGGAACGGACCGCGAGGCCGCCCGCGAGCGGGCCCGGGAGCTGTTGACCGCGTTGTCCCTGCCTGCGGACCTGTTCAACGCCTACCCGGCGACGTTCAGCGGCGGCGAGCGCCAGCGCGTCAACTTCGCGCGAGCCATCGGCCCGCAGCCGCGGCTCCTGTTGCTCGATGAACCGACAAGTGCCCTCGACCCCGAAACGCGGGCCAGCGCGCTCGAACTGCTCGACAGCTACCTGCCGACATCGACCACGATGATCGGCGTATTCCACAACTACGAGGTGGTTCGGCGGATCGCCGATCGCGTGGTCGTCCTTGCTGATGCGGAACTTCAGCGCGTCGTCGACGTCGCTGACTACAACCCGGAGGTACTCGCATGA
- a CDS encoding HEAT repeat domain-containing protein, translating to MIRKLIWGMIKSALSPLFIALAVLRKTKNAILKIFGVSRKAATTAADATEKAKDAAETAAEKRDTEATDDSQHSVDSQSTSRAGASAQPADVESQYQRFQNLLIGLVVYVALLPIVLGLVSGSLQFISIGDLLRASVFAAVLPAVLAGLARVRSKYAWGITFGLSVLLAAGSVLQLVGFVYISSSPLGPTTGPVAANQPLLYIVVIGQSVLLGAILWTGWKGRQAVYADPGGSSQPTVTNTHETKALDQSDSSGDQRAPTAISSTETGYKEPTSGGVSSSPTGGARDQSPTETTPSASPDAAVAESKQSTETTTRGSKGVEEDTTTEESVATDGSEEHPTEINSMVEELDTGPVTPDKIRALGDELPSKDVPEEAITALRRYEDADDPDVRSAVCELCSSIEDEWADDILKNRRIDTNDQVATTAINALR from the coding sequence TGGGGGATGATCAAAAGCGCGCTTTCCCCACTGTTCATCGCGTTAGCCGTGCTCCGGAAAACGAAAAATGCGATACTCAAAATATTCGGCGTCTCGCGCAAGGCCGCGACTACTGCAGCCGACGCAACCGAAAAGGCGAAAGACGCTGCCGAAACCGCCGCTGAAAAACGAGATACAGAGGCAACTGACGATAGTCAGCACTCAGTAGACTCTCAATCCACTAGTCGTGCTGGAGCCAGTGCTCAACCTGCTGACGTCGAATCTCAGTATCAGCGGTTTCAGAACCTGCTTATTGGGCTTGTTGTCTACGTGGCGCTTCTTCCGATAGTGCTCGGATTGGTGAGCGGTAGCTTACAGTTCATTTCGATAGGCGATCTACTGCGTGCAAGTGTCTTTGCTGCAGTTTTGCCGGCGGTTCTCGCAGGGCTGGCGCGTGTCAGATCAAAATATGCGTGGGGTATCACCTTCGGGCTCTCCGTGCTCCTCGCCGCTGGTAGTGTCCTCCAGTTGGTTGGGTTTGTATACATATCATCCAGTCCGTTAGGTCCGACGACTGGGCCGGTAGCGGCGAATCAGCCATTGCTCTATATTGTCGTCATAGGGCAGAGTGTGTTGCTTGGAGCGATTCTGTGGACTGGGTGGAAAGGTCGACAGGCTGTATACGCTGACCCAGGTGGATCGTCTCAGCCAACCGTAACTAATACTCATGAAACAAAAGCACTAGACCAAAGCGACTCCTCGGGAGATCAGCGAGCCCCAACAGCTATTTCCAGCACCGAGACAGGCTACAAGGAACCCACTAGCGGCGGAGTGTCTTCCAGCCCTACTGGAGGCGCTCGTGATCAATCCCCAACCGAGACAACTCCGTCAGCTTCGCCAGATGCTGCGGTTGCCGAGTCTAAACAGAGTACAGAGACAACAACGCGAGGATCGAAAGGTGTCGAGGAGGATACAACAACGGAGGAGTCGGTGGCAACTGATGGCTCCGAGGAGCACCCCACCGAAATCAACTCAATGGTCGAGGAACTCGATACCGGCCCAGTGACGCCAGACAAAATCAGGGCACTCGGTGATGAATTGCCCAGTAAGGATGTTCCAGAGGAAGCTATTACAGCTCTACGTCGATACGAGGACGCTGATGATCCGGATGTTCGATCGGCTGTCTGTGAGCTCTGTTCATCAATTGAAGATGAGTGGGCGGATGATATCCTGAAGAATCGTCGTATCGACACGAACGATCAGGTAGCAACGACAGCGATCAACGCTCTGCGTTGA